A genome region from Thermomonospora amylolytica includes the following:
- a CDS encoding SchA/CurD-like domain-containing protein, whose translation MPFAAITYDIKPGCEDEIAEIFTDFKRVGDPAVRDESGREVARVLGTALFIQDDTMVRFIEYQGELEAVARFMATQPGVREVERRLKPYLASPRDTDTVEGFVATFQKSTMRCISQLFKPRD comes from the coding sequence ATGCCCTTCGCAGCCATCACCTACGACATCAAGCCCGGATGCGAGGACGAGATCGCCGAGATCTTCACCGACTTCAAGCGCGTCGGCGACCCGGCGGTGCGGGACGAGTCGGGCCGGGAGGTGGCCCGGGTGCTGGGAACCGCGCTGTTCATCCAGGACGACACGATGGTCCGCTTCATCGAGTACCAGGGCGAGCTGGAGGCCGTCGCCCGCTTCATGGCGACGCAGCCCGGGGTCCGGGAGGTGGAGCGCAGGCTCAAGCCCTACCTGGCCAGCCCGCGCGACACCGACACCGTGGAGGGGTTCGTGGCGACGTTCCAGAAGAGCACCATGCGGTGCATCTCCCAGCTGTTCAAACCGCGGGACTGA
- a CDS encoding cytochrome P450, with product MTETTAPEIDFNPFDPAYRADPYPYYHRLRERAPIYRNPLGHWLLSRYRDCTAVLRDDRFGHGSPDLLRENTFRKPVEGRARPFILLDPPEHTRLRSLVNKAFTPRTVRRLAPRIQELVDQMLDEMIDAGEVDFMEAFAYPLPVTVISEMLGVPAADRDAVRELSHIVARSVDPDFRLSEEDKRARDEAFARFDDYFRELVAERRRRPTDDLLTNLVTVHEDGERLTEAELLTTCILLYVAGHETTTDLLGNGTLALSRNPDQFHRLRTSPGLAESAVEELLRYDPPTQMSRRTALTDADINGHPIAAGEQVVILRGAANRDPEVFPDPDRLDLGRMGNRHLSFDGGIHYCLGAPLARLEGAIAFATITRRLRHVETTTDTLRYRDNLIIRGLAELPVRLRS from the coding sequence ATGACGGAGACCACGGCCCCGGAGATCGACTTCAACCCCTTCGATCCCGCCTATCGCGCCGACCCCTACCCCTACTACCACCGGCTCCGCGAGCGCGCGCCGATCTACCGCAACCCCCTCGGCCACTGGCTGCTGAGCCGGTACCGGGACTGCACCGCGGTGCTGCGCGACGACCGCTTCGGCCACGGATCGCCGGACCTGCTGCGCGAGAACACCTTCCGCAAGCCCGTGGAGGGCCGCGCCCGGCCGTTCATCCTGCTGGACCCGCCGGAGCACACCCGGCTGCGGTCGCTGGTCAACAAGGCGTTCACGCCCCGGACCGTCCGCCGGCTGGCGCCGCGCATCCAGGAACTGGTCGACCAGATGCTCGACGAGATGATCGACGCCGGCGAGGTCGACTTCATGGAGGCGTTCGCCTACCCGCTGCCGGTCACCGTGATCAGCGAGATGCTGGGCGTCCCGGCCGCCGACCGGGACGCCGTGCGCGAGCTGTCGCACATCGTCGCGCGCAGCGTGGACCCCGACTTCCGGCTGTCGGAGGAGGACAAGCGGGCGCGCGACGAGGCCTTCGCCCGGTTCGACGACTACTTCCGCGAGCTGGTCGCCGAGCGCCGCCGCAGGCCGACCGACGACCTGCTGACCAACCTGGTGACGGTGCACGAGGACGGCGAGCGGCTCACCGAGGCCGAGCTGCTGACCACCTGCATCCTGCTGTACGTGGCCGGCCACGAGACCACCACCGACCTGCTCGGCAACGGCACCCTGGCGCTGTCGCGCAACCCCGACCAGTTCCACCGGCTGCGCACCTCCCCGGGGCTGGCCGAGTCCGCCGTGGAGGAGCTGCTGCGCTACGACCCGCCCACGCAGATGTCCCGGCGCACCGCGCTGACCGACGCCGACATCAACGGGCATCCGATCGCGGCGGGCGAGCAGGTGGTGATCCTGCGCGGCGCCGCCAACCGCGACCCGGAGGTCTTCCCCGACCCCGACCGCCTCGACCTGGGCCGGATGGGCAACCGGCACCTGTCCTTCGACGGCGGCATCCACTACTGCCTCGGCGCCCCGCTGGCCCGACTGGAGGGCGCCATCGCCTTCGCCACGATCACCCGGCGGCTGAGGCACGTCGAGACGACCACCGACACCCTGCGCTACCGGGACAACCTCATCATCCGCGGCCTGGCCGAGCTCCCGGTGCGCCTGCGGTCCTGA
- a CDS encoding anthrone oxygenase family protein — translation MTGMLGASVLIGSGLVAGVLFAVALSTLPALMAMPPDRYIYAHKLLGRNWDPTMPIIVLGSTLLDLTLAATVQGTVRWLFLTAAVLLLGVSVVSHLCNVPINKRMRALTPETIPADWQDPRPLWRSWHLLRTALAIAALCVNSAAVTLM, via the coding sequence ATGACCGGAATGCTGGGAGCCTCGGTCCTGATCGGCAGCGGGCTGGTCGCGGGCGTGCTGTTCGCAGTAGCGCTCAGCACGCTGCCCGCGCTGATGGCCATGCCGCCGGACCGCTACATCTACGCGCACAAACTGCTGGGCCGGAACTGGGATCCGACGATGCCGATCATCGTCCTCGGCTCGACGCTGCTGGATCTGACGCTCGCGGCGACCGTCCAGGGGACGGTCCGCTGGCTGTTCCTGACCGCGGCGGTCCTGCTGCTGGGCGTGTCGGTGGTGTCCCACCTGTGCAACGTGCCGATCAACAAGCGGATGCGCGCGCTGACCCCCGAGACGATCCCGGCCGACTGGCAGGACCCGCGGCCGCTGTGGCGTTCCTGGCACCTGCTGCGCACCGCCCTGGCCATCGCGGCGCTGTGCGTCAACAGCGCCGCGGTCACCCTGATGTGA
- a CDS encoding thioesterase II family protein gives MSRELWLRRLRPAPEAGVRLVCFPYAGGSAVMYRGLADRLWPAVEVLAVQYPGRQDRRREALVHDIGELADRIAPHVPVDADLAFFGHSMGAVVGYEVARRLEREAGVVLRELFASGRRAPSRARPPLRPRDEEEFVAWLITLGGAGAGLLNDPEMRALFLPVLQADHGAIEAYRHSPGPVLNCPITVLTGESDPLTTLAEARDWARHTTAGTEVRVFAGGHFFIESDPQGVADVVLERLTRLRARLADS, from the coding sequence ATGAGCCGGGAACTGTGGTTGCGCCGCCTTCGCCCGGCGCCGGAGGCCGGCGTGCGGCTGGTGTGCTTCCCCTACGCCGGGGGATCGGCCGTCATGTACCGCGGCCTGGCGGACCGGTTGTGGCCCGCCGTCGAGGTGCTGGCGGTGCAGTACCCGGGCCGGCAGGACCGTCGCCGCGAGGCGCTCGTCCACGACATCGGCGAGCTCGCCGACCGGATCGCCCCGCACGTCCCGGTGGACGCGGACCTCGCGTTCTTCGGGCACAGCATGGGGGCCGTGGTCGGCTACGAGGTGGCCCGGCGCCTGGAGCGCGAGGCCGGCGTCGTCCTCCGTGAACTGTTCGCCTCCGGCCGCCGTGCCCCGTCCCGGGCGCGCCCGCCGTTGCGGCCGCGCGACGAGGAGGAGTTCGTCGCCTGGCTCATCACCCTGGGCGGCGCCGGCGCCGGACTGCTGAACGACCCGGAGATGCGCGCGCTGTTCCTGCCGGTGCTGCAGGCCGACCACGGCGCGATCGAGGCGTACCGGCATTCCCCCGGACCCGTGCTGAACTGCCCGATCACGGTGCTGACCGGCGAGTCGGACCCGCTGACGACCCTGGCGGAGGCCCGGGACTGGGCCCGGCACACCACGGCCGGCACCGAGGTCCGCGTCTTCGCCGGCGGCCACTTCTTCATCGAGAGCGATCCGCAGGGCGTCGCCGACGTCGTACTGGAACGCCTGACCCGGCTCCGGGCGCGGCTCGCGGACTCGTGA
- a CDS encoding 4'-phosphopantetheinyl transferase family protein — translation MIERILPPSAAAVCVYGDVPDAFLFPEEEAMVRRAVERRRREFASVRWCARRALADLGEPPGPILRGERGAPRWPHGVVGSMTHCEGYRAAAVARAGDVRAIGIDAEPHLPLPEGVLETVARPEEHGALGMTGPGVHADRLLFSAKESVYKAWFPLTGRWLGFEQASVTFAPNGTFTARLLAPDPPLPVFHGRWAVGGGLIATAVTILPQDGAARG, via the coding sequence GTGATCGAGCGGATCCTGCCGCCGAGCGCGGCGGCCGTCTGCGTGTACGGCGACGTCCCCGACGCCTTCCTGTTCCCCGAGGAGGAGGCGATGGTGCGCCGCGCGGTGGAGCGGCGGCGCCGGGAGTTCGCGTCCGTCCGCTGGTGCGCGCGGCGGGCGCTGGCCGACCTGGGCGAGCCCCCCGGGCCGATCCTGCGCGGGGAGCGCGGGGCGCCCCGCTGGCCGCACGGCGTCGTCGGCAGCATGACCCACTGCGAGGGCTACCGGGCGGCGGCCGTGGCGAGGGCCGGCGACGTGCGCGCGATCGGCATCGACGCCGAGCCGCACCTGCCGCTCCCCGAAGGGGTCCTGGAGACCGTCGCGCGCCCGGAGGAGCACGGCGCGCTGGGCATGACCGGACCCGGCGTGCACGCCGACCGGCTGCTGTTCAGCGCGAAGGAGTCCGTCTACAAGGCGTGGTTCCCGCTCACCGGGCGGTGGCTGGGCTTCGAGCAGGCCTCCGTCACGTTCGCGCCGAACGGGACGTTCACCGCCCGCCTCCTGGCCCCCGACCCTCCGCTGCCGGTCTTCCACGGGCGCTGGGCGGTCGGCGGCGGTCTGATCGCCACCGCCGTCACGATCCTCCCGCAGGACGGGGCCGCCCGCGGCTGA